The Deltaproteobacteria bacterium genome includes a region encoding these proteins:
- a CDS encoding aspartate aminotransferase family protein codes for MKSALLSAFKQIDVEPSRGEGMWLFTEDGDRYLDFYGGHAVALLGNCHPRLTKVLSNQAHTLFFQTNLVPLAIRERAAQRLASFAPQGLANVFFVNSGAEANENALRVSFRATGRKKVAAVAGAFHGRTAAAATITAGHEKWYGFPQKPFEVDFIPFDDINELNNILNSDTAALIFEPVQGVAGARAMSQEFINAARKITSERGIVLIFDEVQCGLGRTGWPFAAQAYGVTPDIITTAKGIAGGFPAGAMLCNDELAKTVTPGALGTTFGGGPLACALIEAVIDTIEELNLLPNVRRLSERIKNEAVVGPITKVQGMGFLLGLHTNIPAAEVLTALRSKKILAGGAADPNIVRLLPPLILEDAHVDALIAALTDI; via the coding sequence ATGAAAAGCGCATTGCTATCCGCATTTAAACAAATTGATGTTGAGCCATCTCGAGGTGAAGGCATGTGGCTTTTCACCGAAGATGGTGACCGCTATTTAGATTTTTATGGTGGCCATGCTGTCGCCCTATTAGGCAATTGTCACCCTCGTTTAACTAAAGTTTTAAGTAATCAAGCTCACACCTTATTTTTTCAAACTAATCTTGTGCCCTTAGCAATTCGTGAACGAGCCGCACAACGTTTGGCGAGTTTTGCTCCCCAAGGTTTAGCAAATGTCTTTTTTGTTAATTCAGGTGCTGAAGCCAACGAAAATGCTTTACGCGTGTCTTTTCGTGCCACGGGGCGCAAAAAAGTTGCTGCTGTAGCGGGCGCTTTTCATGGTCGTACCGCAGCCGCTGCGACTATTACCGCTGGGCATGAAAAATGGTACGGCTTTCCGCAAAAACCCTTTGAGGTAGATTTTATTCCTTTTGATGATATCAATGAGTTAAACAATATACTTAATAGCGATACTGCGGCCCTTATTTTCGAACCAGTTCAAGGCGTGGCTGGCGCACGTGCAATGAGTCAAGAGTTTATTAATGCCGCTCGCAAAATAACCAGTGAGAGAGGCATTGTTCTAATTTTTGATGAAGTGCAATGCGGCCTTGGGCGCACTGGCTGGCCCTTTGCTGCCCAGGCTTATGGCGTTACCCCAGACATTATTACAACTGCCAAAGGTATCGCCGGCGGATTCCCGGCTGGGGCTATGTTATGCAATGATGAACTTGCTAAAACTGTTACCCCAGGTGCATTAGGTACTACCTTTGGTGGTGGCCCATTAGCTTGTGCATTAATTGAGGCGGTTATTGATACCATTGAAGAATTAAATTTATTACCCAATGTTCGTCGTCTCTCTGAACGCATTAAAAACGAAGCGGTAGTTGGCCCAATTACCAAAGTTCAGGGAATGGGTTTTCTCTTAGGTTTGCATACAAACATACCCGCAGCAGAGGTTCTTACTGCACTTAGGTCAAAGAAAATTTTGGCTGGTGGTGCCGCCGACCCAAATATTGTTCGTCTTCTACCTCCATTAATTCTTGAAGATGCTCACGTTGATGCATTAATTGCTGCGCTTACGGATATCTAA
- a CDS encoding N-acetylornithine carbamoyltransferase: MKSYLDLSALPHDSIERLLARARVLKEKPLNDALRGRVIALVFMNPSLRTLASMQAGIAQLGGNSFVIQPGSGSWKLETRLGVVMDGDAVEHVREAIPVLSRYADALAVRCFASGQNIDEDLADSTIQAMADLCPKPFINLESGLSHPCQALADWRTLDDLNIPRSGGRFVLSWAYHPKPLAYAVPASALNMAVHRGMHVTILRPVGYALPAAIIQRAHELAKLSGATISETSDRSEGMRDADVMYVKSWSAPSCYGDPSEETKLRAPYRDWCVHESWFATAKKDAKVMHCLPVRRNVKISDEVLDGPRSVVIDEAENRLHVQKAVLMEMLAKDYPW; this comes from the coding sequence ATGAAAAGCTACCTTGATTTATCCGCATTACCTCATGACTCCATCGAACGGCTTTTAGCACGAGCGCGAGTGCTAAAAGAAAAACCGCTTAATGATGCCTTGCGAGGTCGAGTTATTGCTTTGGTTTTTATGAACCCATCGCTACGTACCTTAGCCTCGATGCAAGCTGGCATTGCCCAACTTGGTGGTAATTCATTTGTTATTCAACCCGGCAGCGGTTCTTGGAAATTAGAGACCCGTTTAGGGGTAGTGATGGATGGTGATGCTGTAGAGCATGTCCGAGAAGCTATACCTGTCTTATCACGCTATGCTGATGCGTTAGCAGTTCGTTGTTTTGCCTCAGGCCAAAATATCGATGAAGACCTTGCTGATTCTACCATACAAGCTATGGCAGATTTATGCCCCAAACCTTTTATCAATTTAGAATCTGGGCTCTCACATCCTTGCCAAGCTTTAGCTGATTGGCGCACCCTTGATGACTTAAATATTCCACGTTCAGGCGGACGTTTTGTATTGTCTTGGGCATACCATCCCAAACCCTTGGCTTATGCAGTACCAGCATCAGCACTTAATATGGCGGTGCATCGTGGTATGCATGTAACTATCTTGCGACCTGTTGGTTATGCCCTGCCAGCAGCAATCATTCAAAGAGCTCATGAATTAGCAAAATTATCAGGGGCCACCATAAGTGAAACCTCTGATCGCAGCGAAGGCATGCGTGACGCTGATGTGATGTATGTTAAAAGTTGGTCAGCTCCCTCTTGCTATGGTGATCCAAGCGAAGAAACAAAACTTCGCGCGCCGTATCGTGATTGGTGTGTACATGAAAGTTGGTTTGCTACTGCTAAAAAAGATGCTAAAGTAATGCACTGCTTGCCAGTACGTCGTAATGTTAAAATAAGTGATGAAGTGCTTGATGGTCCGCGCAGTGTTGTAATCGATGAAGCTGAAAACCGCCTGCATGTTCAAAAAGCCGTGCTCATGGAAATGTTGGC